GTGCCTTAAgaattttggttttggttatgaagcttcttttctttttatatataggtaCTTGTTGGCAATAGCGATTTTGTCGACCTTGTACTCATTGGCACAAGCTTTGAGACATGTTCATGAACTTTCGACAGGGAGACATTTGATTCAAGTTCAACAGCGGACCTCTGGATTGTTCGACTTTTTTGGAGATCAGGTTGGTCTtgattctttcttttgtttaacTTTTCAGATCGATCTCGCTTTAAATCCGATTTAATTGGGGGGTTTCTGTTTCTGGGTccagtttcttttatttttcacttagcaagaaacttttttttttttttttaatcaataacgACTTAGTCGGTGGGCTATAAATCTTCAATAGACTAATTAAGATCGGCCACATGTGTTAGACTGTTAGTGGTTCTATAAGAGAAAATTTTCTATTGCACTCCACCTTGATAGACGTGTTTGTTTCTTCATTGTTGCGTTAAAGACACCTGTAACATGTTGCCAAACTTTAAAGTTACGATAGCAAAGGGGAAAAAACAATCGGGAACTATCAAATacaaatttctcaaatttaatgaaattttggaTTGGACAAACACGaagtaataagaaaaatattttatcaagtaTAAGGCTTTAAGCAGGAGATGGAAAATGATGATTTGTGTTCTTAGTTATTAGTTGTCTAATTTGTCTTTCTCGTTTTGGGGTATTTGAGCACCATTGGGTGAACCTCACAATTTTGTCTCAATGAAATCGATACAGTTTAGTCTTTTAATAACAAAAGTGGCACACTTGATTTaaaattcaaactaaaaaaGAAGGTTTTGACCTTAATCCATAAGTTGAAGGGATACATGTTTAATGTCCAGCTATGATTCTATGTTTATaattaaacttgaaaatgaggttgattaaacttttttttcacaGATTATGGCATACCTATTGATATCAGCAACATCTGCGGCAATTCCTTTGACCAATAACATGCGAGAGGGCGTAGACAACATATTTACAGACTCTTCTGCAGCAGCCATCAGCATGGGTTTCTTTGCATTCGTTTCACTGGCATTGTCGGCCATGATTTCAGGATACAAAATATCAACTCAGTCTTATATTtgagatggattttttttttttttgtccattgATGATTCTTTATTTAACATTGTTGTATTTGTTGTTTGCATAATACCTTTGCGTGtaaatttatgttttcaaagGGAATACTCGGGCATCCATAGCCTTCTTCTGTTTGTAAGTGTATGGATTTGTTCGTCATATGCTGTATGAGCTGATTTGTGTATAAAGAGATTTCATTGACTCTGTTTATAATTGTACTTGGTCAGGTTTACGATTTATGGCCTGACTCTAAGTAGTTTGTTTATAATCCATAGCTGACCCTAAAATTTTAGTACTAAAGCTTGGTTATTGTTTTTGGCGGTTTTAGTGGTGATGTTTCCTGCCAAAAAAACTAGTTTCACTTTTGGCTCCAGTCATGAAATATGCaaaatattaaacacaataAGCCCCCCAAATAAGGCCCACTCCATGCTATATCTTGAAAGCAATTTTCAGAAAGTGACTTTCCTGAACAAATCAAACCATGGGAGCCATAGCTTCCTTTGCGGGACAAGTAACTGCCGAAAAAGTTCTGGTTTAAGCACTTGAGAAATCTAAGTCATATTTATCTATTGTATAGTTGGTGGGACAATGTGAAGAAAAGAACAATAATGTGGCCCTGGCCCTTAAGCAATATGTTTCACTTCTATGTTACTGAAGCTGACAATTGGGGCTGGTTTGGCTAAATATTGAGACAATCTTATCTGAAAATACAAAGATTTGCTAGATTCTTAAAAATAGCAGGGAAAACaagaaatgtttaaaaataaaagaattcttCAAGAGCACAGGATTGGCACTTGTTACAACTTACATGGGCATTCATCTTGTACCTCATTTATCTGTTCTACTTAACTGAATCAAATGAGGTATACTTTCTAAAGCTTCAAAGCAGCCTCAATCGTatttaaaggggaaaaaaaaaaaaaaagtaactccTACTTATTTCAATCACTAATTTTAGACAGCAAAAGCTATAAACTATAAACTATAGtcataaaacaaatataattagtGTGATCTTCTCTCTCTATTCCAAAATCAGCAATCCTAAGATAGGAATGAATCAAGGAATGAGTCAGTCTTCCATTCCTCCTTGGCCCTAGACAATACACCTTCTGAGAGCTGTGTTTGATCCATATAGTCACGATTTTGATTTCTGTACCCTGAAAATGGTACACCCTCTTGGTTCTGCACCATTTGCAGAGTAAATGGTGCTTGAATTCCCGATGTTGTTAGCCTTGTATTCTGAAAAGAATTTGGGTAACTTGTCTGGATAGGATGGGTGGCCATGGCAGAGGGCCTTATTGGCATGGCTTCATTGCTGCTACTGTTATTGGTTGCAGCTCTATTCACAGCATAACTGCCATTACCACGAGCTGCAGGAACATCATGGTTGTGTTTCCCTTCATAAGTAGTGATCACAGCCCTTATGTCATGGGATGCTCGCTCAACGTGTTTCCTCACAGGACAAGCAATAGAGGTACATTTGTAGTAGCTCCtaaatataagagaaaattGCAGAGTTAGGAGACAAGTTCAAAAGTTCTTTTTAGAAAGACAAAGAAATCTAAAAGGTTAAgtactctttaaaaaattttgtgacaaTAAATTGTCACAAGAGTGAAATACCTTGGATTTGGATTTCCCTTAACTACTTTCTGTCCATATTTTCTCCACCTATACCCATCATCAAGAATATCAATTTCACTTGTTGTTTGAACTACAACTCTAGGTTCCCTCACAGTCCTACTTGCAGAAGCTGAAAACCCCCCATTCTCATTTTCCCCTTTCCTGCAAAAGAGACATTAAAAGAGTATtaataaaacccaatttatgttcaccaaaaataaaaataaaaaataaaacccaatttacaattttatcttcaaaaaacACAAGCAAAGCCATCATACTAGTACTTTTTGACTTACCATCTTTTGGCCTCACGCTCattttcatcatcatctccTCCCGAATTACTCATTGGTGATCTCTGATCAAAGTCATCCTCTCCAATTGAGACTGAAGAATCATCCTGCATTGAGACAGACTCCATATGTCTATTGCCTAGTGTAACAATCGACTGATCAGAAATGCCTGAATTCGTGCACGAAGAAGGTTGAATTGATTGAGAATTTGATCTTCTGTTAGACTGAGGCTTAGGATGATTATGACTTCCTTTGTATACTATTTCAGTAATCTGTCCATCCAAAGACCTCTCAACTTTTTTCTTCGTTGGGCAACTTGGATACGTGCACTTGTAATAACTACGAGGGTTTTCACTTCCCTTCACTTGTTTCTGTCCATATTTTCTCCAGTTGTATCCATCATCTGATTTTCTCTGCTCTCTTATATATTGTGATTGTTGAGTGCATTGATTGTGACCAGATAAGGCAGCATCACCACTCTGCATTTTTGCTTGGCTTGTAACCATTTCTGAAGTGAAGTTCTTTATTGGTGCAAATTCTGATTTTACTACCGCCTTCTCCAACGAAAATTCATTTTGATTCGTGGGTTTTTTAAGATTCCATGCTTCTTCTTGTCTTCTCAAGGACTCTTCCTGTTCAAGTAGAATCATATTTAGTTTTGTTCtggcaaaaaattaaaaaagaaagaatcataTTTAGTTTCAAAGCaaaagtattgaaaaaaaattccaccTACGAAAAATTCAAGCATTTGAATAATTTAGTGTCATAGTTGACACCTAGCCACTCACTGGATGTGAGTAGTCTTAATGGTTGCCATGAATAATGCCTCCAAGGAGTTTGTAGCAAGACAAATAACATAACTCTTTATGTCCCTTTAGCAATATGGTATATATACACCCTGCTTTTGGAAACTATTTGTTactatttttggaaagtatacaattttttatttctataaaCATCTCAAACAAATAATCGGTGCAGTGGTATAAGTTTTAAGTTTGTATTGAATTATTGAGGAAACCCAACAACTCGAGCGGTTACTTCTAGCCAAAACTTCTTGCCTCGAGGCCTAGAAGTTGTCTTCAAAAGCACCTCTCATAATGTCTTATGTCTTTATCTTTTAAggaataatttttttgcatAGCAGCTGGCAAGTTTGTTGACTATCACAGAGAAAACTTATCGCCTCAATAAACATATTACTATACGCATTAAACATACTTTCTCTGCCGACGTCTACGGATTCTTcacaaaaaaatatctattagGATATTATAACAATCTAAAAAATTGTCTCAATAGCCCTATGAGGGCAAAGAAAGCCagatccaatttttttattgctcGTAGGCATATGATATGACATTCAACATGGCCTCCTACTTTGGCATGTGGCAATACCACAAAAAGTCTACTCTGGTTGGCcctattattaaatttttttaattacaaaacttaaaacatACTATCAAGAACTTGTAGTATTGTCTGCTCTTCTTTATAATAAgttctttctttattaaaaaaacaaaaaactttgaattgctattttaattattttgttaaggatcatgattgaattcaaaattttagaacaaaaagcttgagtttttgaaaactaaagagagagaaagctccacacaaaaaaaaaaaaaaagaaagtgttcATAACTACTGAACATCAAGAATATATGTAAGAATTGAATTATATGAAATGACACATACCACCGAGTTTGAGACCATGCTTGAAGAAGACTGAAAGGTGGATGATGATGTTGTAGTTGCAGGCTTTGTTTGGGGTTGGAAAGAGAAATCAGAGAGAGTTTTCTCTTCCAACTTCATTCCAAGCTGCTGGTTATCACCAGAATTATTCATCCAGTTGAGTGCTTGACTAGCAAAAGCCCCAGTAGTTGGAGATGGAAGATTCTGcataaacataacaaaataacaaaGACCCATTTATCATTTTGTGTAACAGTATGCATATGAGTAAAACTCAGCCAACAAACATCAAAACATATATATGGACTATGGAGCTCATAACTTACATTGTAATTGGAGCCGAACAAAGGTGACATCAAGAATTCATTTGGGCTTAAACCTGTTGGGAAAGCCAaataagaagaaggagaaagtgGAGGAGGAGAGAGTGGCAATGAAGGAGGTGGAAGTGACTTGAATTTTGGTATTTCATTTCCATTTCTATCAGATTTAAGGTCAGAGAGTCCCCATCTGAGTTCATTTTCTTGGTCCATGTTTTTGTTATTGGAAAGGAGGTCAGTGAAGGAGGTCATGAATTGGTTTGAGAAGGAGAAGTTGGAATGAGAATTTATAGGATTATTTAAACTGCTAGCTGAGGAAGCCATGTGTACTATAACTATATAAGATGGGCGATAATAAGAGTAAGGaagagaggcagagagagaTAAATACTAAATACTTTGAAGGCCAAATGTTTATTGCTGAGGCTTGTTCTTCTAtttacctctccatctctatgCTTCTTCGGAGAAGCTCAGAAAGTTTGACCGTGGAAACCCATATTTGGTCCAAGCTTGTGGCTTTGACTTGACTGGTCACAAGATAGGCGGCTAAGGCAGAGAGCTAGCCACGTGTTCTTCATCAGCTACCATTTtgcttttttatgtttttttttaattgtattttaattagtacgttgtatttgaaaatttatatttgatcaGATTTTAAGTAAGTAACTAAGTTTACTTGTAAAACTTAGTTGGTAGGTTTCAGTtaatttaactagtaaagtttttGATGGTTGGATAAGAGATCTAaagttcaatccccgcctacatcaaaaaactaattggtgtcttggtctgataataaagagctatcatctatcatcaggagcaaatgtcataagttgaaactctctaaaaaaaataaaataaaacttagttggttctcaaaaaaaaaaaaaaaaaagtaagtaaaATTACTTAGTTACAAATCCATGTTACTTaaatttaacttaaattttttacgcattaagttttttttattattaaattcaaatatatgaTTGTATTGATCCATGTAATGTAAATAATATtctttttcaaagataattaaatttaaacatatcACTTATAGTCCATATAATCCTATATGTCACCTAATCCTATATGTCACCTATTTATATGTGTGCGCgcgtgtttctcaaaaaaaaatatatatatatatatatatttatatattttatttaagttttgccCAAAACTAAAAGTAAAAGCCACTATGCATTAGAATctcttattttagtttttgttttgggtggGTACTTTATTTAAACTTTCCCCGTGGATTGAAAGACTTTTCAGCGTTGATTAAATATGTCAAAATAAATTAGTCCCAACCCAAATCTTACTCTTCTACTGTTGTTGTGAAGTGATTAAAAGTCTAAAAATCTAAGAGTATcattttgctcaaaaaaaaaaaaaaattcgaggAGTATCATAATGACTTGATGGGTACAAGAcattaacttataattttcGGGAAATTAATTAGTGATATATGCGTATAAAGTCTTGTTCATGAATATAATTGATAAACCTCATAGAGtcatagtaatttttttaaagcacaaATGTGAAATGTCTTCTATTAACTAATTGAattattgtttctcaaaaaaaaaaaaaactaattgaattaatatccctaaaaaaaactaattgaatTATTAAAGCAAATGTCGAtaggacaaaatttaaatataatttcttaAACAATGTACCTTAGGAATCCTAGTTAAATTTAACAATGTGGTTGTATTGCCAATGAGCCACTTAATTGGATGAACATAACTTAAGAACAATTCCCTAAATGTTCTATCTTAAAAATTTACGTTTTTCAATTAATATATGGTTGTATTGACCAATGCAATATAAATTGCGCTATCTTCTCTcaaagataattaaatttaactatataactcattgattaattaaaaaacttaaaatacaaCATCTAAGTTTTTGTCCTAATAATACATAACTTTTCTTTGTTCATTATCTTCCTCTACAAAAAATCAACTTGTTCACAGcctataatgaaaataaattaacttttcCAATAATTCGCTTCAACATAAGTTGTAACTCAACTAGAATTTGTTCAAACAAATTATGAGTTCTTAAACGTTCAAGgattatttaccaaaaaaatcttaaaactaGAAATGTTTTAGGGGTGATATTTAGGTAATTTACAACTTAACCGAAATATTGGTTTTGGAAGGAAGAATTAAGaaatatgaattatataatCGAAATTGGTAATTACATCCAAAATCacaatatttattcatttagaCTTTTGGAGAATCTCTCTTCAAAGTTCCACAGTGAACTATTTAATGGTGAAACCCTCGACCAGCAAGGTTCCATGGTGTAGTGGTTAGCACTCTGGACTTTGAATCCAGCGACCTGGGTTCGACTCCCGGTGGGACCTTCAAGCGAATAtgaatatcttttttattttttaaattcttgcaTGAACGGCTAATGGGTTGATCACTTTGATTGTTTCTCCATGGGCCACAAGTACATTATGGATCATGATTTCATGACCAATTGAAGCTACAGTGGCACTTCAAAGATTGCGAAAGACAAAAAGTGGTCCATTTCACACATTGAATGCTGGATTTTAGCCCATTGGGCTACatacttttgtgtgtgtgtgcgagAAAATATACTTTACACCCTCTAAGTTTAGAACCACTTTTAAATCGGTTCATCAACTTTCAAAACTTGCAACTTCAGCTTTCAAGGTATTGAAAAAATGTCAATGTGCTCCTTCTACTAAGGTCCTAAGTGGATTAATGATAAGATTCTAATAGATGTTAATAGAAGAATTATACATTGGTATTTCGATTCTTTCTATAATGCTCAATAGTGCAAATCACAAGTTTTAATAAATACAAGATCTATTTAGGAGTGATCCTAACTTAAAGGGTGTAAATAATatcttaaatgttttatttttttaatagacatGAATTAGGGAGAAACTAAACAACAAGAAGTTGGCACAAAAGTTTCTTTTACAATGGGCTTGATCAAACTAAAATTCCTCTAGGTGCTCCAAGAGGACCATGCAATCATTAACAATGGCACTTAACAGGGTAAGAATCAAAGTCACGGTTTGAAGCCATTATGAGGAAAGCAATAACTCACTGATCATATACTTCTATGAGTAATTTGCGATTGTTGGTtcaattgccaaatggggaccATTATATAAGGCCTAAAGTTCTACTATAATACTAGAAGAGATGCCTATGTATATGAATTATGGAGGAGCTTTTAGCCCACCTTCTTTTATTGTCTCTAAGTAGGCCTCTTACAAATCTGGTTCAGAGTTACTAAGAACTGATCTGTCCAGTAAATgagattttcattttatatgacTTTTAGTTCAATTCTTTCGAAATTGCCAAAtctgttttttcttatttgagaATCTCCTTCCTTCTTTCACTTCACCTGAGTAATTAGAACCAATCCAATCACACATCCAACCAGTTAATTTGTTTCTCGTTTTGTCTTTGTTTGAAAATTGTTGAGATGTTGAAATCCGTTTGTTTCTAGCTGTACAAACTTGCCATGTTGATGATAGAGTACCTCCTTTCATTAAATGATGGGGTAGAGAGTAGATGGGTCTGTCCCATTTTGCCAATATAGAGTGCCTCCTTGAATTTCATTGAATGATATGGTGGAGAGTAGATTGGTCGCTAGCATTGCTATTATGTCTATAAAAGAGGGAGCATAAAGAACCTGTAATAGGATTCTGATTTTGAATGTTGCTTTTATCTATGCAGATAAGCTAAAATCCTGTCCAAGGAGAATTTTGCTTCGCAAAGCAAGATCACGAGTCACGACAGTAGAAATTAATTGTGGCAGCCTCAAAAGTATTAAGCTTGtggcaaaaaagaaaactccGATGACTATTGAATCATTTCACATGAATTGCTATATATTTATCTTAATGTTGAAGTGTCCCACATTGGATATACATATAGGATCCAACtttaacatatttttgtttGCCTGATGGGCTAGGACTCGGTccaaatagaaaattttcaagGTACGCTACTTCCAAATTTGCTTTTAAAGTCTGCAACATTAtacttttttaaagaaacaagtGACTCGGCAAATTTCAATAccaagagagaagaaaaacattCAAGAAAGGGGCTATAATACCCAATTACAAAGAGCCATCTCCATTTATTATAATAAGGTAGGTACGCAAGCACATGATAATTGTAGTCAATTAAAGTGAGTAGTCAAAACAAGTTCGCAAAGACCAATTCTCTGAACTTTTTGATGACTTTCACGAAGCTTCCATGATGCACACCAAAAAAGATAGCCCTTGCTTGAAAGAGTTGCCAAAGGCTAAATACTTCGCcaaatacaacaacaataaccaagccttaatcctaaaatttttagGATTAGCTTTGAATTCTCAATAAGTTAATTAGAGTCGACTACATGTATTTCCAAATAATAAACAAGCATAGGGGAAAAGGCCTTTGAATTCCAATATGCTATAGACGTCAACTTCTGCATAGTATTTACAGTTACCAGCTTGAGAGCTTGACACCCTGAACAAAAAGGAGCTTCAGAAGACCCTATTGCATCATATCTTTCAACCGTAGTTTCCAACACTTGGGATCTAATTCAGCCTGTCAATCACACCAAAATAACCTTAATATCTTAATCAAGTAATTTAACTAACTgcaaatgattattttaatagtGCTATATATTGGCTTTAGTTCATCTAACATTCATTTTGGTTGTCTACATGATTGTCAACCTCTAAAGCTGTCCACACCTAACAATCAAATATTGAATGGTTGCTGTTGACTATAAGCTGATTTCTCTCAAAGGTATGTTATTGAAGCACACATATGTGCAAAGACATGCATGTATGCAATCAAATGCTATTGCCTGTTGAGGAAATGCAGCTGTTGCAGCAAGTTCCAAACATTTCGTTGTTGCATTTGATCAATAAAACCttgtggttgaatttaattggggaaCTGAAGGTGCAATACCTAACAAGCTGTACCTAAAATTTTACCTTAATCTAAATATTAGAGCCCACAAAAGTGGGAAACTCATGCACTAggtaagggttttttttttttttttttttaatatatatatgatggaTGGAAGAAATTAGTTTTTTCATGGACCTAGTGACAACTAAGTGACATACCTGAAACACTTTTTCTCTCCACTGGAACAAACAACCACGCGCTTCCAAATGTTCAAAAATTGCTTGGGGTAACGAGGATTTAAAGGATGCATGGAGCTTCACTTTTGTTAGTCCTCCGCATGCCAATAAGGCAGCTGCTAGTCCACTAGGTGTCAGACCTTTCAAGTGCAAGATAGTCAAAGTCTGGAGGCAGCTTATGCTGGCAAGGCACAAGAGCCCCACATCTGTGACCGAGCTATATGACAAGTTTATCTACAAGTAAAGGAATAAACCATTACTGCTTGATTTCAATGTTTCTCTTGATCCATTAAGTTCCAACAAAGAGAGAAAGGGGAGGAAGAGTACCTGCTTGAGGTTTTGAGAAAAGTGAGCTAGTGGAATCATCCCAGCATCATCAATTTTGTAACATTTCTTTATGTCTAACTTGGTGAGTTGCCTGCATCCTGCAGCAATTGCTGCTAGACCTAAATATGTGATATGAGGACATCCTCGACATTCAATTGTGTTTAATTGTGCGCATTTTGAGAACAACAATAAGGAATTATCAGTAACTTCTTTACAGTAGGCTATATTGATCATCTCAAGGCCAGGGCAACCACCGGCAATTGCTAAAATTCCTGAATCCGTTATTCCTGTGCACCTGAAAAAAGTAAATACTTTCAGTTGATTGCCAAGGATTTTCATCACATCAACCATACCGATAATTAGTGAAAAGATATTTTTCTAGGTACAAACACAGAATTCCAGGTTCATATTGCACCACATGCTAAACGCGGTACTTATTTTAatccaatcaaaaaaataaCCCAAAGATGACATGGACTAATTTATCccaatgagagagaaaaaaggacAAAAAGTTATGGATTACAAGTCACGAACCTGTACAGATCCAGCTCTTTAAGCCCTACGCAGCTCATGCCAATGTGGGCGAGTCCCTCATCAGTTATGTTTAGGCAAAGCCCTAGTTTTAAGCTAGAGAGTTTGCTACATTTAGAGATGGATTTTAAACCTGTAAAAGGAAGGAACATGACTACATTAGCATATCACTCATAGGGCAGCCCTTGTTTACGTTATAGTGGAGTAAAGTGAATACCTTcatcatcaatttcattatcTGTTAAGTCAAGCTCCTCAAGAGAATGGCACCGTTGTCCAATTAAGATAAATGCTTCTCTAGGAACCAGGGGACATGATTCCATTTTGAGAGAACTGAGATCAGTGCATGAACTTGTGATGTGGGAAATAGAAACATCAGTTATCTTGTCACAGCATGTGATGTCTAGTATCCTCAAATCTCTCTGTTTCGTAACAAGGTAATTCAAACCTTCGTCTGTCACCCCTTTACATTTACTTAAGCTCAGCTCTTTCAGTGATACACACCAATCTCCAATGGCCCCTAGTCCAGCACAGGTAACTAGGCAGCCatctaatttgattgattgcaACTTGGAAAGCTTGTTCAAACTATCAGCAAGGTCAAGATTAACCTACATCACCACCATTATGACATTGTCAATAATGTACTAAGATAAAAAGCTTCAGCTTTTAGAAAGACACAAAGAAGTGTAGAGACTTACAGAATAACCATTTGCTAATGTAACTTGTTCTAGACATTTGGTACAACTGAATACGGAAGACAAGCCAATGTGAGTAACCTTCTCGCAACTTGACATATCAAGTTTCTgttcaaaggaaaaataagTGAATTGGTCAAACAGATACTTCAAAAGAAACATAACTGACCATTTGACAAGTAGGATGTGGAATCCATGGCCAAACAGGATGTTTATTCTATGTATATCATATATATGCATGAAAATCATATGATATACACTTAAATACATTGATGAGTTATAACATCAACTAAATTAGATTGCAAACTCAGCACCTTAGAACAGCATCTTAGATTATGCAAGGCACATGGAAGTTCATATTCTTCCAAATTTTGTGCCCAGGCAAATCTTTTAGCTCCACATTGTGATTATTCTATCTTTGTTAATTGTAATTAATACAATGAAAGGAATAAGACAAAAGGACAACAGCAAACCCATGAAAAAGTACCTTTAGCGACTTGCACCCATTTTTGAGGACTGCAAGGCTGTTATCATCTATACCATAGCATCCCACTAAAGCCAGGTCTTCAAGATATTGCAAATTCAAGATGgatggtaaacatttgtcacTGATCTGCAGAACATGAAAAGGCATCAATAATATGTAACAAAATTTCCCAAAACACATTCCACAGGCAAAAATCCGCTAAACACTTAATTATCACTTTTCCACATTTTAGCTAGGGCTACAAAACTCAAGATGAAGATCATGTAACAACATCGTCAAATAAGCTGAcaaaccataaataaataaataaataaaatcaaagaccTCAAATTCACAATTAATACTGAtcacacaacaaattttattatgacTAAGACTAGAATCACTtccatacacacacacatgtaaaGAACGTCCTTCAGTGAGCTAAAAAACCATGGGgaacaaaaattcaaacacaaatgaCATAATTAATACGAATTACACCCAAATTGGATTAAAGACCATGACCACATCCACagatacacacacatgtaaGAATATCCTTCACTAAGCTGATATGCCATGATGatcacaaaatcaaaaaatcaaaccaaaaaaaaaaaaacaaaaaaagattggATTTTGACCATGATCACATCTACATTCATACATATTCTCCCCCCAGAACAAAACAGCATCATCTTCACCTATAAGGATCCTCTCTATTTTAATTAGACCCATTTCATGATCCAAATTAAATGTTACAAATGTAAAGATGCATCAAGTaccatatcatttaaaattttaaattccacCACACTCTCTACATTGTTAgatctaaaaaacaaaaccttaaCCATAAAATGGACTTTCACACACAAACAAATCCCAAAAACATAATTTCCAGAATGGTATGCAACAAGAC
This genomic stretch from Castanea sativa cultivar Marrone di Chiusa Pesio chromosome 9, ASM4071231v1 harbors:
- the LOC142610868 gene encoding CASP-like protein 4B1 translates to MSNLDDPKSNHQHVESTPTEPTAPPVADVENQANSATAPTSGFGFGGAAAIVQRWRREDLIKKAALALRALALIFSLLAFIIMASNKHGDWKNFDRYDEYRYLLAIAILSTLYSLAQALRHVHELSTGRHLIQVQQRTSGLFDFFGDQIMAYLLISATSAAIPLTNNMREGVDNIFTDSSAAAISMGFFAFVSLALSAMISGYKISTQSYI
- the LOC142610903 gene encoding putative WRKY transcription factor 33; translation: MASSASSLNNPINSHSNFSFSNQFMTSFTDLLSNNKNMDQENELRWGLSDLKSDRNGNEIPKFKSLPPPSLPLSPPPLSPSSYLAFPTGLSPNEFLMSPLFGSNYNNLPSPTTGAFASQALNWMNNSGDNQQLGMKLEEKTLSDFSFQPQTKPATTTSSSTFQSSSSMVSNSVEESLRRQEEAWNLKKPTNQNEFSLEKAVVKSEFAPIKNFTSEMVTSQAKMQSGDAALSGHNQCTQQSQYIREQRKSDDGYNWRKYGQKQVKGSENPRSYYKCTYPSCPTKKKVERSLDGQITEIVYKGSHNHPKPQSNRRSNSQSIQPSSCTNSGISDQSIVTLGNRHMESVSMQDDSSVSIGEDDFDQRSPMSNSGGDDDENEREAKRWKGENENGGFSASASRTVREPRVVVQTTSEIDILDDGYRWRKYGQKVVKGNPNPRSYYKCTSIACPVRKHVERASHDIRAVITTYEGKHNHDVPAARGNGSYAVNRAATNNSSSNEAMPIRPSAMATHPIQTSYPNSFQNTRLTTSGIQAPFTLQMVQNQEGVPFSGYRNQNRDYMDQTQLSEGVLSRAKEEWKTDSFLDSFLS
- the LOC142610940 gene encoding F-box/LRR-repeat protein 3, which encodes MKKAKHFQFQVQPLINNNNNNSLSFSYFDLLSEEIVFTILDLLTPNPVDKKSFSLVCKNFYFLESKHRRILKPLRSEYLPKVLTRYSHVTHMDFTLCPRVTDATLTNIASACNSNLVSIDLSMSKFFTGVGLLNLAVKCDNLVELDLTNATELKDSAAAMVAEARNLERLWMRRCKMVTDMGVGCIAVGCRKLKLLSLKWCVGVGDLGVGLIAVKCKDIRSLDLSYLPISDKCLPSILNLQYLEDLALVGCYGIDDNSLAVLKNGCKSLKKLDMSSCEKVTHIGLSSVFSCTKCLEQVTLANGYSVNLDLADSLNKLSKLQSIKLDGCLVTCAGLGAIGDWCVSLKELSLSKCKGVTDEGLNYLVTKQRDLRILDITCCDKITDVSISHITSSCTDLSSLKMESCPLVPREAFILIGQRCHSLEELDLTDNEIDDEGLKSISKCSKLSSLKLGLCLNITDEGLAHIGMSCVGLKELDLYRCTGITDSGILAIAGGCPGLEMINIAYCKEVTDNSLLLFSKCAQLNTIECRGCPHITYLGLAAIAAGCRQLTKLDIKKCYKIDDAGMIPLAHFSQNLKQINLSYSSVTDVGLLCLASISCLQTLTILHLKGLTPSGLAAALLACGGLTKVKLHASFKSSLPQAIFEHLEARGCLFQWREKVFQAELDPKCWKLRLKDMMQ